The following is a genomic window from Takifugu rubripes chromosome 13, fTakRub1.2, whole genome shotgun sequence.
ATGGTCTCCAGATACAAACGCTGATGCGTTTTAGGAATTAACCAGGAAAAGCAACGGTTGGATCAGATGTTCCTCACGCGTGATCACCTGCTGAAGGAAAAACAATAGTGTGGCGACTGGATCTTAGATTTTTGTCTACAAAACACCCGTCCGAGCagtgagagtctgtgtgtgtgtgtgtgtgagtgctgaGACATTCCTGACCCCACTCATGGTTCTCGTGCACACAGCGAGTCTTTCACTGGGAAGCTGTTTAATATTCAGCCTGATTCCtctcaaacacaaataaacacacaccagctaCTGCAGCGCTACCCCGAGCTTCTATAAACTACAAAAACTGGCCACACACAAGTTTATAGTGCAAACATCAGCATCCTTGAGGGAGCGTGCgaccgcgcgtgtgtgtgtgcagcgatACACACCTCGAACTGCGGCCAGTTCATGCTCATTCCGGGGCCGTGGGTGTTCCTCCACCATCGCAGGTCTTCGCTGTCATTGGCTGCCTGGATCGTCTGGCCCAGATCTCTGTACAGGCCCACAAACCTGTAGAACAACGGCGACTGTCAATCATCGCGTCATCGCCgctgtttctatggcaacagtGTGCGAAGAAGAAACATTCAATCGCCATCGGACCGGAGGTGGATCCGAGGACGAGGGTTTGAAGACCCTGCGTGTGTTTATGGCTGCCAGGGAAACTGAAGCAAATGAATCTTGCGTTGGACCCTTTTAGACTTTACTGCTCATGGTTACCCTGGCAACGGAGCTTATCTAAATAGAATGAGAGGTCAACAGCTAATGGCCAACACCAGTTTTTGATTAACTACTGGGTACATACACATCCTAACTCTGTTGGTTCTACATTCCTTTCAATCGGCTAATGACACCCTTTCCTCTTCCGATGTGTGTAATGTGtctgttgggtgtgtgtgtctcactctTCTTTCACAGAAaggtccaggtgtgtgtgaatCTCCAGCAGGACTTCTTTAAAGAAGCGCAGCCTCTTGCGCTCGGCCTCCTGGGTCAGGTCGAACACCTGCTCCATGTCCTCCATGTACCGCGGGTTGCAGCGGTTCAAGTCCTCCAGGGTCTTGGTGTAGCGCTCCTTCGCCTGCCGTGCACAGAAAACACGCCCTGACTCGCCCCGTTTCTTTAGATTCTGAGTGTAGGACATTTCTGCCTTGCCAAAACGGccataaatgtgcttttaaaagcTCGGAATATAAACATCTTGGACAAAAATGTATCCCAGCTACAGCGTGCTCGGcatttagcatgctaaccagcTAGCCTTGTGGCTATTTACAGCCCTCTGtggatttaaatggaaaatgaatCTGAAACGCCAAAGGTGTCAATTCATCAGATATAAAGCCTTATACCCTTCCCCACCAGCAGTTGTTAGCAGTTGCCATGGCTACGATCGAAGATAATTACATGGTCAAAAATGACCTAGTTTAGAGCAGAGGGTAGCATGAGAGAAGGTGGTAGTTACACCCTGTGGAGCGATCCTCAAATACTGAGGGAGGCGGATGTTTTCAACCTTCTCAACGCCACTTGGGGTGTGGAGGCGTGTGCGTGTTTGCTCAGCGAGACTCACAAAActtaaaatggaaatattgaaataaaaGACTGGTTCTGGAACAGGAAGAAAACTAGAAAAAATAAATGGGATCAACTCACGAGATAGCATTATATGATGAGTGTGTAAACTGGTTGGAGAAGCCGAGCAGATGTTGGGAGTTTTTAGGTCATTTTGTTCTGGAACTTGACTTTGTGCATCAGTGAGCAGAGCAGACAAGCTGACTCATGTTTAAAcagtcaaaaacacacacgcaggtatGTTTTTCTGGTCTCACTGACACACCCTGacgggattaaaaaaaacaggagtctgtgtgtgtctgggtgcaCGCTTTGTACTTTTTCTGCCTCCTGGTTGCATCGCTCCGCCCTGGTGGTGAATTTACGAACTTCCTCCTGGGACTTGGCGGGGTCGGCCTTGGCGTGGTTTTCCCGGGTGACTGCTGTCCACTCTTCTTTCCTGGCCTGATGGTAGCTCTTCTTAGTGGTCTCCACCTTCAAACACCAACATCATCAGCAAAGACTTAACCCCCGATGGAGCTTTTGTCTCAACGAACTCTGCTGCTGGGCTCAGAGACGGCGCGGCCCCCCCTCACCTCCTTCAGTTTGCGGACCCAGGGTTTCTGTGCTTTGCGGAAGCCGTCGTCCGCGTCCTTGGTCTCTCTGAACCCCCCCATCATCTGTTTGTGGAAGGCGTCCTTCTGCCAGTTGCGGATCTTCTCACTGTCTTCGCCTGCCAGCCGCTCTCGCAGCTCCAGGTGCAGCTCGCTGAGCCGGTCAGCCGCCATCATGAAGGCGTGCCACGCTTTCTCCAGGGTCCCGTACTGAGGACCTGAGGAAGCAGAGTTAGGGTGTGTCCAATCACGGGGCAGCATCCCGTCCTCAGGCGCCCCAACCATCAGACCCCGCCCCTCACCTTTCTCCACCACGCCCCTCCACCTCTTGGCCCAGTCGCTCAGCTGCAGAGCGTAGCTCTTTTCTATCTTCGCCCTCTcctggaagcagctgaccagCTCGTTGCACAGCCGGTGACCTTCGTCGATCCGCCTCACCGTCCTTTTGTAGTTCCCTGGCTGCAAAGGACAGACGGAAGTACAACGGTGTGACCAACCTGGAAAACTTCAACGTTGGCGATTGCAAAACGAGCGTCTCACCTCCCAGAAACTGTCAGAGCTGCCCAAATCACTCAGGTCTCCGTTGGAGGACATCCTGGGGTCGAGCTTACAGCACAGAATGATGGCGGCTGCAGGAAAGActgcagaggagagaaacaatgCCCTTCACTAAGACCACctcagaagaaaaggaagagaaagaaagggaatCATCTGCTCCACGCAAAATCAAGTCACAAATAAATCcgtttcctctctttgtccctcagttTTGAGGCAACGGTCGTGCTTTTACATCTAGCAGCAGATGTGCGCGACGTGAAAACAGATTAAatagcaacaaaaaaaatcgcACAAAAAAGGTCGTCCCACAGAAATCCACAAAACTCGCGCGGCTCTTGTTTAAAGAGAAGCGcaaacatcttttttccccccattcgGCAGCACCGGCCTGACCTGACGTGACCTCAGATCTGCCACGAACCCTGCAAACATCTCGCAGCGACCCGACGTCTCCGCGCATCAACTTCCTCCAGGCAGTCGTCCCATTGGACGAATCCTGGCTTCAAGGCCACACGACTTCCTGTGGCAGACATAACAACTCCGGAGCAAAACACCGCTGCAGCCTTGAAGTCCCTCTTTATTTCCTCCGCACGACGTTCGCTCTCTTAATAGCAAGTGATCGAATCAGCCGTTTGCTGCAGACATAATGACGGTTGCCTTGGTAACGACACGTGAATACTGGAGAGGCAAACACAATATTTTGTATCTGATCTGAGCAGCCAGGCTATGATTCGTCAGGTCTCAATCAAAGAGTTTAGGTTTAATACGCGTCTGCACGGCTCTCTGATGGGGGTGCGTCCAGTCGCATCAGACGTTTAAGATTAGCAAAACGCTGACGGTCCACAACATTACACCCTCACAGGCTTCAGCTAATCCCCTCAGACAGCTGCGCTCCAATTTAACCTCACACCATTAAGTACAggtgtgactgacaggtgtgtgcctgcgttggtgtgtgtctgtgtgagccaCAGATGAACGGCGTGTATCAGCTGAGGTATGTGCCACTAGCATGCTGAAACAGGAACGAATACAGGAAACCTAGCTCCTTGACATTGCAGGACAGTTTGAGTCCGTGTGCGTCTTCATTTGTGTCTTGCTGGGCGTGGCAGGCAGCAAATGTTTGTCTGCCTGCACTCTCTGCTCCCGCTCTAGCTATGCAGATGACGACTGATTCCACACGTCCCTGCTAAAAAGCTTCACGGGACGTAGTTTAACGCGTTCAAACGCAAACATTCTCAGGAAATCTGATCCTAACGTACAACATCCCCTCAAGTCCAGATTTCTGTACGGAATTCCTTTCATCCATCATAAACTACGGTTTGAAGGTTTTAAGGGTTGAGGCATTAGCTCGATGTTAGCTGGGtgtcattagcattagcagccagACGTCTGCTCCCACCTGAACACCTGTCTGTCCGGTCGGCACCAGCTGCTGACAGACGCCAGCGTGGGCAGCAACAATCCACTTCCTGTATCAAGAGTAGCGTGAAAAGGTGCGAGGGGAAAGTTCTGAGTTGGGGGTTGGTTATCGATGAGCCaaccctccctcccacacattCGCGTGTGTTTACCTGCCTCGATCGATGATCATGAACTCGGGTTCACTCCCCTTATTGTAACGACGCACGTGTGTTCACACGTGCGTGCATCACATGAAGGGCTTAAGTCCGCCCTGGAGCCCAGAGGCCGGAGCTGTAGCCAGCAAGGTCAGCGACACGCAGAGGTCAAACAGGAGGAACCAGAAAGGCTCTCAGCTGCAATCAAACCAGCGCATTCTTGCTATGAGGCCAACAGCACCAAGACTGGAACAAGGTCCAACAACCTCCAGGATCCTGGCtgatagatgggtgggtggatttaTGAACAACTACTATTAACCTGCATGAAGCCTGAAGGTTTTTCGACCTGAGAGGCGAAACTCCAGAAGGGCTGATGAAAGCCTCTGTGTGAGGAGAAAGTGTGATCAACGACAACTCAAAGGTCGCATGTGTTTTGGCTCAAAAGCACAAGTTATCGAATGGCTTTAATCACACACCTGCTCGGCGGTCAGGGGTACGCCGTTCTCGCCGTGAACTTGTTTCTTTATCTTGTTTTTAAAGAACTAATCTTTCTTTTGACGAGCAAACACCGCCTCCAGACCGACGGATTTGGAGAAGGTCTTAAATTTCCTCGTCCTTCCGACAGCCGATGCCATTCAGAGCTTAGCTGAAATCAAAGACGGGGACACATCCTCGCCAAGAGAGAAAGCCGTTGTGCAAGGATCTGCAGAATGGCAGTAAATGCTTCCATTTCTGTTCCCACCAGAGGTAAAGAACGCCCGACTCCTGGTGCGCACGGTGAAAACTGGCCTGTTCAGAATTAAAACAACTGTGGCCGACGTCTCTGGTCCCACCTCACACAATCAGACTCACAGCACATCGATGCCACAGTCGTGTAAACAAGAGACATCCTGACGACCCGCCGCTAGAATCCACATTTAATGAAAAACAatagaaacacagcagaaataaaCCCTCACCTTTAGGATAAAAAGGAGCCTGAATACAAGAAAACAGGTGGGGAAGTACGTCACATCTGCACGGAGGAGGGTGGTTGGTATTAAACTGCTAAAATCACATCCTGTGATCCGTTAAATTCAACATAAAAGGCTTAAAATGATCGCTGATCAGGATTTACTGTTGACAGACAGCAGTGATGAGACAGGAGAGGATTCTGGTTGGTGGTTTGTAGGGAAATGGGTCAGGCcagcaaagaggaagaggaagatgaggag
Proteins encoded in this region:
- the pacsin3 gene encoding protein kinase C and casein kinase substrate in neurons protein 3; this encodes MSSNGDLSDLGSSDSFWEPGNYKRTVRRIDEGHRLCNELVSCFQERAKIEKSYALQLSDWAKRWRGVVEKGPQYGTLEKAWHAFMMAADRLSELHLELRERLAGEDSEKIRNWQKDAFHKQMMGGFRETKDADDGFRKAQKPWVRKLKEVETTKKSYHQARKEEWTAVTRENHAKADPAKSQEEVRKFTTRAERCNQEAEKAKERYTKTLEDLNRCNPRYMEDMEQVFDLTQEAERKRLRFFKEVLLEIHTHLDLSVKEEFVGLYRDLGQTIQAANDSEDLRWWRNTHGPGMSMNWPQFEEWFPETSRSISRKERSEHSDDNVVTLTNIVSAGGDQAPPSPITVNTNRVKDYSSDWSDDESPKKGPAVNGVEEETQAEGVRVRALYDYMGQEDDELTFKAGEELLKLGEEDEQGWCKGQLSSGRIGLYPANYVQLVAS